In Ignavibacteriota bacterium, a single genomic region encodes these proteins:
- a CDS encoding FAD-dependent oxidoreductase — MTEAQLRQELSRCESCEEKPCKEHCPADCSPADFIMAARAGGPSDYRRAAALIMGSNPLGGICGAICPDNLCMKGCVHRLFDHPINIPAVQSSIIRRAYDAGMPPFPAAPSNGKRIAVVGAGPAGLAGAAVLAQKGYTVDIYEQSDRAGGMCNLIPASRLSRADLQRDIDFTLALGDTILFTEATILDPVKLLEGGTYEAVLVTSGLDRPMPARIPGEQYAMTWEDFLTYHDAVQLKNKRVLIIGGGAIAVDCATTAARGGAAHCELVYRRKMENMPLTAYERDLLLSHGVEITTGTRVTKVHHKAGAVTGVTTMKQYVRRGKKPTPDNFAPLPKEKSAFRSCDVVITAIGSTSRFDPKKLRRVFTAGDMVHGAATVVEAVASGKNAAEAIDAELSGEKPFRMPRTPKSHVTLAGRTMRPVPLTTSFFGRKILSPLLLSAAPHTDGYEQMVKAYKAGWAGGVMKTAFNDVPVHIPGGYMVVFGDSTYGNFDNVSGHPLKRVADEVRALVREFPERLTLASTGGPVSGNDTTDRTAWQTNTKILEDAGAMGIEYSLSCPQGGDGMDGDVVSQNAELSAKIIDWVMEAGDPDVPKIFKLTGAVTSMRAIALRIKEVFAQYPDKQAGITLANSFPALAWQPVPDSRGNRGVIVGMSGEGVLPITYLTLARVSDLGLYISGNGGAMDHRAAAGFLALGASSVQFCTAVMKYGLGVVDELESGLSYYLAGRGMKSVQELIGSSAQMPVVPFDQLTATKQVPSLTAALCEHCGNCARCPYMAISMDGRALPVIDASRCIGCSLCAQKCFAGALHMRDRSAVELAGMLEH; from the coding sequence CTGACCGAAGCCCAGCTTCGGCAGGAACTCTCCCGATGCGAGTCGTGCGAGGAGAAGCCGTGCAAAGAACATTGCCCGGCCGATTGTTCCCCCGCCGATTTCATCATGGCGGCCCGCGCCGGCGGGCCATCGGACTACCGGCGCGCAGCGGCCCTCATCATGGGGAGCAATCCGCTCGGAGGCATCTGCGGCGCCATCTGCCCAGATAACCTCTGCATGAAAGGGTGCGTCCATCGCCTCTTCGACCACCCCATCAACATCCCCGCTGTTCAATCGTCGATCATCCGCAGAGCATACGACGCCGGCATGCCGCCGTTCCCGGCAGCGCCGTCCAATGGCAAACGCATCGCCGTTGTGGGCGCAGGTCCGGCCGGACTCGCAGGTGCCGCGGTGCTTGCGCAAAAAGGGTACACGGTCGACATCTACGAGCAGTCCGACCGTGCCGGCGGGATGTGCAATCTCATTCCCGCATCGCGCCTCTCCCGCGCAGACCTCCAGCGCGACATCGACTTCACGCTCGCCCTCGGCGATACGATCCTCTTCACCGAGGCCACGATCCTGGATCCTGTGAAGCTCCTGGAAGGGGGAACGTACGAGGCGGTGCTTGTCACATCAGGTCTCGATAGGCCGATGCCCGCGCGCATTCCCGGAGAACAGTATGCGATGACGTGGGAGGACTTCCTCACGTATCACGATGCCGTACAACTCAAGAACAAGCGGGTCCTGATCATCGGCGGCGGCGCCATCGCTGTGGATTGTGCCACGACCGCCGCGCGCGGCGGTGCCGCGCATTGCGAACTGGTGTACCGGCGCAAGATGGAGAACATGCCGCTGACCGCGTACGAGCGCGATCTTCTCCTCTCTCATGGCGTGGAGATCACCACCGGCACACGCGTGACGAAGGTGCATCACAAGGCGGGTGCGGTCACCGGCGTGACGACCATGAAGCAGTATGTGCGCCGGGGGAAGAAGCCGACCCCTGACAACTTTGCCCCGCTGCCGAAAGAGAAGTCTGCGTTCCGTTCCTGTGATGTCGTGATCACTGCGATCGGCAGCACCTCCCGGTTCGATCCGAAAAAACTGCGCCGCGTGTTCACCGCCGGCGATATGGTGCATGGTGCCGCGACGGTCGTGGAGGCTGTTGCCTCCGGGAAGAACGCCGCCGAAGCCATCGACGCGGAGTTGTCCGGCGAGAAGCCGTTCCGTATGCCCCGCACGCCGAAGAGCCATGTAACGCTCGCCGGGCGTACGATGCGTCCGGTGCCGCTGACGACCTCGTTCTTCGGCCGGAAGATCCTCTCGCCGCTCCTCCTCTCGGCCGCGCCGCACACCGACGGGTACGAGCAGATGGTGAAGGCGTACAAGGCCGGATGGGCTGGCGGCGTGATGAAGACCGCCTTCAACGATGTGCCGGTGCACATCCCCGGCGGCTACATGGTGGTGTTCGGCGATTCCACCTACGGCAACTTCGACAATGTCTCCGGCCACCCGCTCAAACGCGTGGCCGATGAAGTGCGCGCACTGGTGCGCGAGTTCCCCGAACGCCTCACCCTGGCATCCACCGGCGGACCGGTGTCGGGCAACGATACCACGGACCGTACCGCGTGGCAAACGAATACGAAGATCCTCGAGGATGCCGGTGCGATGGGGATCGAGTACAGCCTGTCGTGTCCGCAGGGGGGCGACGGCATGGACGGCGATGTGGTGTCGCAGAATGCCGAACTTTCCGCGAAGATCATCGACTGGGTGATGGAGGCCGGCGATCCGGATGTGCCGAAGATCTTCAAGCTGACCGGCGCGGTGACATCCATGCGCGCGATCGCGCTCCGGATCAAAGAGGTGTTCGCGCAGTACCCGGACAAGCAGGCGGGGATCACGCTCGCAAACAGCTTCCCTGCACTGGCGTGGCAGCCGGTGCCGGACAGCCGCGGGAACCGCGGCGTGATCGTCGGGATGTCCGGCGAAGGCGTCCTTCCGATCACCTACCTTACGCTCGCCCGTGTGTCGGACCTCGGACTGTACATTTCCGGCAACGGCGGTGCGATGGATCACCGCGCGGCCGCAGGGTTCCTTGCCCTGGGCGCTTCCTCCGTGCAGTTCTGCACTGCCGTCATGAAGTACGGGCTGGGCGTGGTGGATGAACTGGAATCCGGCCTGAGCTATTACCTCGCCGGCCGCGGCATGAAGAGCGTGCAGGAACTCATCGGGTCGTCCGCGCAGATGCCGGTGGTCCCCTTCGATCAACTGACCGCGACGAAGCAGGTGCCGTCGCTGACCGCTGCGCTCTGCGAACACTGCGGCAACTGCGCCCGGTGCCCGTACATGGCGATCAGCATGGATGGCCGGGCACTGCCGGTGATCGACGCATCCCGCTGTATCGGCTGCTCGCTCTGCGCACAGAAATGCTTCGCGGGGGCGCTCCATATGCGCGACCGGTCCGCTGTCGAACTCGCCGGGATGCTGGAGCACTGA